A region from the Macaca mulatta isolate MMU2019108-1 chromosome 13, T2T-MMU8v2.0, whole genome shotgun sequence genome encodes:
- the TLX2 gene encoding T-cell leukemia homeobox protein 2 has protein sequence MEPGMLGPHNLPHHEPISFGIDQILSGPETPGGGLGPGRGGQGHGESGAFSGGYHGASGYGPAGSLAPLPGSSGVGPGGVIRVPAHRPLPVPPPAAGAPAVPGPSGLGGAGGLAGLTFPWMDSGRRFAKDRLTAALSPFSGTRRIGHPYQNRTPPKRKKPRTSFSRSQVLELERRFLRQKYLASAERAALAKALRMTDAQVKTWFQNRRTKWRRQTAEEREAERHRAGRLLLHLQQDALPRPLRPPLPPDPLCLHNSSLFALQNLQPWAEDNKVASVSGLASVV, from the exons ATGGAGCCGGGGATGCTGGGTCCACACAACCTCCCACACCACGAGCCAATCAGCTTCGGCATCGATCAGATCCTGAGCGGCCCCGAAACCCCTGGGGGCGGCCTAGGTCCGGGTCGCGGGGGCCAGGGTCATGGGGAGAGTGGGGCGTTCTCGGGTGGATACCACGGAGCCTCGGGCTACGGTCCCGCTGGCTCACTGGCCCCGCTGCCCGGCAGCTCCGGAGTGGGTCCGGGCGGCGTGATCCGCGTCCCTGCGCACCGCCCGCTGCCTGTGCCGCCGCCCGCGGCGGGGGCGCCTGCAGTGCCTGGGCCCTCGGGTTTGGGCGGCGCCGGAGGCCTAGCGGGACTCACCTTTCCCTGGATGGACAGCGGCCGCCGCTTTGCCAAGGACCGGCTCACGG CTGCGCTCTCGCCCTTCTCTGGGACGCGCCGCATAGGCCACCCCTACCAAAACCGGACCCCTCCGAAAAGGAAGAAGCCGCGCACGTCCTTCTCCCGCTCACAGGTGCTGGAGCTGGAGCGGCGCTTCCTGCGCCAGAAGTACCTGGCCTCTGCGGAGAGGGCGGCATTGGCCAAGGCCTTGCGCATGACCGACGCACAGGTCAAAACGTGGTTCCAGAACCGACGCACCAAGTGGCG GCGCCAGACGGCGGAGGAGCGCGAGGCCGAGCGGCACCGCGCGGGCCGGCTGCTCCTGCACCTGCAGCAGGACGCGTTGCCACGGCCGCTGCGGCCGCCGCTGCCCCCGGACCCTCTCTGCCTGCACAACTCGTCGCTCTTCGCGCTGCAGAACCTGCAGCCCTGGGCCGAGGACAACAAAGTGGCTTCCGTGTCCGGGCTCGCCTCGGTGGTGTGA
- the PCGF1 gene encoding polycomb group RING finger protein 1 isoform X2 produces the protein MASPQGGQIAIAMRLRNQLQSVYKMDPLRNEEEVRVKIKDLNEHIVCCLCAGYFVDATTITECLHTFCKSCIVKYLQTSKYCPMCNIKIHETQPLLNLKLDRVMQDIVYKLVPGLQDSEEKRIREFYQSRGLDRVTQPSGEEPALSNLGLPFSSFDHSKAHYYRYDEQLNLCLERLSSGKDKNKSVLQNKYVRCSVRAEVRHLRRVLCHRLMLNPQHVQLLFDNEVLPDHMTMKQIWLSRWFGKPSPLLLQYSVKEKRR, from the exons ATGGCGTCTCCTCAGGGGGGCCAGATTGCGATCGCGATGAGGCTTCGGAACCAGCTCCAGTCAGTGTACAAGATGGACCCGCTACGGAACGAG GAGGAAGTTCGAGTGAAGATCAAAGACTTGAATGAACACATTGTTTGCTGCCTATGCGCCGGCTACTTCGTGGATGCCACCACCATCACAGAGTGTCTTCATACTT TCTGCAAGAGTTGTATTGTGAAGTACCTCCAAACTAGCAAGTACTGCCCCATGTGCAACATTAAGATCCACGAGACACAGCCACTGCTCAACCTCAAACTGGACCGGGTCATGCAGGACATCGTGTACAAGCTGGTGCCTGGCTTGCAAGACA GTGAAGAGAAACGGATTCGGGAATTCTACCAGTCCCGAGGTTTGGACCGGGTCACCCAGCCCAGTGGGGAAG AGCCAGCACTGAGCAACCTTGGCCTCCCCTTCAGCAGCTTTGACCACTCTAAAGCCCACTACTATCGCTATGATGAGCAGCTGAACCTGTGCCTGGAgcggctgag TTCTGGCAAAGACAAGAATAAAAGCGTCCTGCAG aACAAGTATGTCCGATGTTCTGTTAGAGCTGAGGTACGCCATCTCCGGAGGGTCCTGTGTCACCGCTTGATGCTAAACCCTCAGCAT GTGCAGCTCCTTTTTGACAATGAAGTTCTCCCTGATCACATGACAATGAAGCAGATATGGCTCTCCCGCTGGTTCGGCAAG CCATCCCCTTTGCTTTTACAATACAGTGTGAAAGAGAAGAGGAGGTAG
- the LBX2 gene encoding transcription factor LBX2, with translation MNSGREPRTPRTLLSIADILAPGMVPRAPSAPQLPESGPGPTSPLCALEELTSKTFRGLDARAPQPSEGRAAANALGPGPAGRKRRKSRTAFTAQQVLELERRFVFQKYLAPSERDGLATRLGLANAQVVTWFQNRRAKLKRDVEEMRADVASLRALSPEVLCSLALPDGAPDPSLRLGPAGPDSRPHQSDEEIQVDD, from the exons ATGAACTCGGGACGCGAGCCCCGAACACCCCGGACACTCTTAAGCATCGCAGACATCCTAGCCCCGGGCATGGTCCCCCGAGCACCCTCTGCGCCGCAGCTTCCAGAGTCGGGTCCGGGTCCAACGTCGCCGCTGTGCGCGCTGGAGGAGCTGACTAGTAAAACTTTCCGCGGACTTGACGCGCGCGCTCCGCAGCCCTCTGAAG GGCGGGCAGCCGCGAACGCGCTGGGCCCTGGCCCTGCCGGCCGCAAACGGCGCAAGTCACGCACGGCGTTCACCGCGCAACAGGTGCTGGAGCTGGAGCGGCGCTTTGTCTTCCAGAAGTACCTGGCGCCGTCCGAGCGAGACGGGCTAGCTACGCGACTAGGCCTGGCCAACGCGCAAGTGGTCACTTGGTTCCAGAACCGACGAGCCAAGCTTAAGCGCGACGTGGAGGAGATGCGCGCCGACGTCGCCTCGCTACGTGCGCTGTCCCCCGAAGTCCTGTGCAGTTTAGCACTGCCCGACGGCGCTCCAGATCCCAGCCTCCGCCTCGGACCCGCCGGCCCTGACTCCCGGCCCCACCAGTCAGACGAGGAGATACAGGTGGACGATTGA
- the DQX1 gene encoding ATP-dependent RNA helicase homolog DQX1 isoform X1, whose amino-acid sequence MGLELAAVLTRPRAASRSCQRATMASQPLRLAEEYGPSPGESELAVNPFDGLPYSSRYYELLEQRHTLPIWAARFTFLEQLESNPTGVVLVSGEPGSGKSTQIPQWCAEFVLARGFQKGQVTVTQPYPLAARSLALRVADEMDLTLGHEVGYSIPQEDCTGPNTLLRFCWDRLLLQEVASTRGTGVWGVLVLDEAQERSVASDSLQGLLQDARLENLPGDLRVVVVTDPALEPKLRAFWGNPPIVHIPREAGERPSPIYRDTIPPDRVEAACQAVLELCRKEAPGDVLVYLPSEEEISLCCESLSREVESLPLQRLPPRVLPLHPDCGQAVQAVYEDMDARKVVVTHWLADFSFSLPSIQHVIDSGLELRSVYNPRIRAEFQVLRPISKCQAEARRLRARGFPPGSCLCLYPKSFLELEAPPLPQPRVCEENLSSLVLLLKRRQIAEPGECHFLDQPAPEALMQALEDLDYLAALDDDGDLSDLGVILSEFPLAPELAKALLASCEFDCVDEMLTLAAMLTAAPGFTRPPLSAEEAALRRALEHTDGDHSSLIQVYEAFIQSGADEAWCQARGLNWAALCQAHKLRRELLELMQRIELPLSLPAFGSEQNRRDLQKALVSGYFLKVARDTDGTGNYLLLTHKHVAQLSSYCCYRSRRAPARPPPWVLYHNFTISKDNCLSIVSEIEPQMLVELAPPYFLSNLPPSESRDLLNQLREGMADSSAGSESSSVQEFRDPCVLQ is encoded by the exons ATGGGTCTGGAGCTGGCTGCCGTCCTGACGCGTCCTAGAGCTGCAAGCAG GTCCTGCCAGAGAGCCACCATGGCCTCTCAGCCTCTCAGGCTGGCAGAAGAGTATGGCCCAAGTCCTGGGGAATCTGAACTGGCTGTGAACCCCTTTGATGGGCTTCCCTACTCTTCCCGCTACTATGAGCTGCTGGAGCAGCGCCACACCTTGCCCATCTGGGCTGCTCGCTTTACCTTCTTGGAGCAGTTGGAGAGTAACCCCACTGGAGTGGTGCTGGTGTCTGGGGAGCCTGGTTCTGGCAAGAGcacccag ATCCCTCAGTGGTGTGCAGAGTTTGTGCTGGCCAGAGGGTTCCAGAAAGGACAGGTTACTGTCACGCAGCCCTACCCTCTTGCAGCCCGGAGCCTGGCTCTGCGGGTTGCTGATGAGATGGACCTGACCCTGGGTCATGAAGTTGGATACAGCATCCCCCAGGAGGACTGCACAGGGCCCAACACCCTGCTCAG GTTCTGCTGGGACAGGCTGCTTCTGCAGGAGGTGGCCTCGACCCGGGGCACTGGAGTCTGGGGCGTGCTGGTACTAGATGAGGCTCAGGAGCGGTCGGTGGCATCAGATTCACTCCAGGGGCTACTGCAAGATGCCAGGCTGGAAAACCTTCCGGGGGACCTCAGAGTGGTTGTGGTTACTGACCCAGCCCTTGAACCTAAGCTCCGAGCTTTCTGGGGCAATCCTCCTATTGTGCATATACCCAGAGAGGCTGGTGAGAGACCTTCCCCCATCTACCGGGACACCATCCCCCCTGATCGAGTGGAAGCTGCCTGCCAAGCAGTGCTTGAGTTGTGTCGGAAGGAGGCTCCAGGAGATGTGCTAGTGtacctgcccagtgaggag GAAATTTCCCTCTGCTGTGAATCCTTGTCCAGGGAGGTAGAGTCCCTGCCTCTCCAAAGGCTTCCACCACGAGTACTGCCCCTTCACCCAGACTGTGGACAAGCCGTTCAGGCTGTATATGAGGACATGGATGCCCGAAAGGTTGTGGTCACTCACTGGCTGGCTgacttctccttctccctcccttccatccaACATGTCATCGACTCAGGACTGGAGCTCCGAagt GTTTACAATCCTAGGATCCGAGCAGAATTCCAAGTGTTGAGGCCAATCAGCAAGTGTCAGGCAGAGGCAAGACGACTGCGAGCAAGAGGGTTCCCACCAG GATCCTGCCTCTGCCTGTATCCTAAGTCCTTCTTAGAACTAGAAGCTCCACCATTGCCCCAACCCAGGGTGTGTGAGGAGAATCTGAGCTCCCTGGTGTTACTACTAAAAAGGAGACAGATTGCAGAGCCAGGGGAGTGTCACTTCCTGGACCAGCCTG CTCCAGAAGCATTGATGCAAGCCCTGGAAGATTTAGACTATCTGGCAGCCCTGGATGATGATGGGGACCTGTCAGATCTGGGCGTCATACTATCAGAATTCCCTCTGGCCCCTGAGCTGGCCAAAGCCCTGCTGGCCTCATGCGAGTTTGACTGTGTGGACGAGATGCTCACCCTGGCTGCCATGCTCACAG CTGCCCCTGGGTTTACCCGTCCTCCACTCAGTGCAGAAGAAGCTGCCCTGCGTCGGGCCCTGGAACACACAGATGGTGACCACAGTTCTCTGATCCAGGTGTATGAAGCCTTTATACAAA GTGGAGCAGATGAGGCTTGGTGCCAGGCTCGAGGTCTGAATTGGGCAGCATTGTGCCAAGCCCATAAACTTCGGAGAGAGCTCCTAGAACTCATGCAACGAATTGAACTTCCCTTGTCCCTaccagcctttggctctgagcaGAATCGCAGAGACCTTCAGAAAGCACTGGTGTCAGGATACTTTCTCAAG GTGGCCAGAGACACAGACGGGACTGGAAATTACCTACTCCTAACCCATAAGCATGTGGCCCAGCTCTCCTCATACTGCTGCTACCGAAGTCGTAGAGCTCCTGCCAGACCCCCACCATGGGTGCTCTACCACAATTTCACCATATCCAAAGACAACTGCCTTTCCATTGTTTCTGAGATTGAACCACAGAT GCTGGTGGAATTGGCCCCTCCATACTTCCTGAGTAACTTGCCTCCCAGTGAGAGCAGAGACCTCCTGAACCAGCTAAGGGAAGGAATGGCAGATTCTTCAGCAGGGAGCGAATCATcctcagtccaggagttcagagATCCCTGTGTCCTGCAGTGA
- the DQX1 gene encoding ATP-dependent RNA helicase homolog DQX1 isoform X2, which translates to MGLELAAVLTRPRAASRSCQRATMASQPLRLAEEYGPSPGESELAVNPFDGLPYSSRYYELLEQRHTLPIWAARFTFLEQLESNPTGVVLVSGEPGSGKSTQIPQWCAEFVLARGFQKGQVTVTQPYPLAARSLALRVADEMDLTLGHEVGYSIPQEDCTGPNTLLRFCWDRLLLQEVASTRGTGVWGVLVLDEAQERSVASDSLQGLLQDARLENLPGDLRVVVVTDPALEPKLRAFWGNPPIVHIPREAGERPSPIYRDTIPPDRVEAACQAVLELCRKEAPGDVLVYLPSEEEISLCCESLSREVESLPLQRLPPRVLPLHPDCGQAVQAVYEDMDARKVVVTHWLADFSFSLPSIQHVIDSGLELRSVYNPRIRAEFQVLRPISKCQAEARRLRARGFPPGSCLCLYPKSFLELEAPPLPQPRVCEENLSSLVLLLKRRQIAEPGECHFLDQPAPEALMQALEDLDYLAALDDDGDLSDLGVILSEFPLAPELAKALLASCEFDCVDEMLTLAAMLTGGADEAWCQARGLNWAALCQAHKLRRELLELMQRIELPLSLPAFGSEQNRRDLQKALVSGYFLKVARDTDGTGNYLLLTHKHVAQLSSYCCYRSRRAPARPPPWVLYHNFTISKDNCLSIVSEIEPQMLVELAPPYFLSNLPPSESRDLLNQLREGMADSSAGSESSSVQEFRDPCVLQ; encoded by the exons ATGGGTCTGGAGCTGGCTGCCGTCCTGACGCGTCCTAGAGCTGCAAGCAG GTCCTGCCAGAGAGCCACCATGGCCTCTCAGCCTCTCAGGCTGGCAGAAGAGTATGGCCCAAGTCCTGGGGAATCTGAACTGGCTGTGAACCCCTTTGATGGGCTTCCCTACTCTTCCCGCTACTATGAGCTGCTGGAGCAGCGCCACACCTTGCCCATCTGGGCTGCTCGCTTTACCTTCTTGGAGCAGTTGGAGAGTAACCCCACTGGAGTGGTGCTGGTGTCTGGGGAGCCTGGTTCTGGCAAGAGcacccag ATCCCTCAGTGGTGTGCAGAGTTTGTGCTGGCCAGAGGGTTCCAGAAAGGACAGGTTACTGTCACGCAGCCCTACCCTCTTGCAGCCCGGAGCCTGGCTCTGCGGGTTGCTGATGAGATGGACCTGACCCTGGGTCATGAAGTTGGATACAGCATCCCCCAGGAGGACTGCACAGGGCCCAACACCCTGCTCAG GTTCTGCTGGGACAGGCTGCTTCTGCAGGAGGTGGCCTCGACCCGGGGCACTGGAGTCTGGGGCGTGCTGGTACTAGATGAGGCTCAGGAGCGGTCGGTGGCATCAGATTCACTCCAGGGGCTACTGCAAGATGCCAGGCTGGAAAACCTTCCGGGGGACCTCAGAGTGGTTGTGGTTACTGACCCAGCCCTTGAACCTAAGCTCCGAGCTTTCTGGGGCAATCCTCCTATTGTGCATATACCCAGAGAGGCTGGTGAGAGACCTTCCCCCATCTACCGGGACACCATCCCCCCTGATCGAGTGGAAGCTGCCTGCCAAGCAGTGCTTGAGTTGTGTCGGAAGGAGGCTCCAGGAGATGTGCTAGTGtacctgcccagtgaggag GAAATTTCCCTCTGCTGTGAATCCTTGTCCAGGGAGGTAGAGTCCCTGCCTCTCCAAAGGCTTCCACCACGAGTACTGCCCCTTCACCCAGACTGTGGACAAGCCGTTCAGGCTGTATATGAGGACATGGATGCCCGAAAGGTTGTGGTCACTCACTGGCTGGCTgacttctccttctccctcccttccatccaACATGTCATCGACTCAGGACTGGAGCTCCGAagt GTTTACAATCCTAGGATCCGAGCAGAATTCCAAGTGTTGAGGCCAATCAGCAAGTGTCAGGCAGAGGCAAGACGACTGCGAGCAAGAGGGTTCCCACCAG GATCCTGCCTCTGCCTGTATCCTAAGTCCTTCTTAGAACTAGAAGCTCCACCATTGCCCCAACCCAGGGTGTGTGAGGAGAATCTGAGCTCCCTGGTGTTACTACTAAAAAGGAGACAGATTGCAGAGCCAGGGGAGTGTCACTTCCTGGACCAGCCTG CTCCAGAAGCATTGATGCAAGCCCTGGAAGATTTAGACTATCTGGCAGCCCTGGATGATGATGGGGACCTGTCAGATCTGGGCGTCATACTATCAGAATTCCCTCTGGCCCCTGAGCTGGCCAAAGCCCTGCTGGCCTCATGCGAGTTTGACTGTGTGGACGAGATGCTCACCCTGGCTGCCATGCTCACAG GTGGAGCAGATGAGGCTTGGTGCCAGGCTCGAGGTCTGAATTGGGCAGCATTGTGCCAAGCCCATAAACTTCGGAGAGAGCTCCTAGAACTCATGCAACGAATTGAACTTCCCTTGTCCCTaccagcctttggctctgagcaGAATCGCAGAGACCTTCAGAAAGCACTGGTGTCAGGATACTTTCTCAAG GTGGCCAGAGACACAGACGGGACTGGAAATTACCTACTCCTAACCCATAAGCATGTGGCCCAGCTCTCCTCATACTGCTGCTACCGAAGTCGTAGAGCTCCTGCCAGACCCCCACCATGGGTGCTCTACCACAATTTCACCATATCCAAAGACAACTGCCTTTCCATTGTTTCTGAGATTGAACCACAGAT GCTGGTGGAATTGGCCCCTCCATACTTCCTGAGTAACTTGCCTCCCAGTGAGAGCAGAGACCTCCTGAACCAGCTAAGGGAAGGAATGGCAGATTCTTCAGCAGGGAGCGAATCATcctcagtccaggagttcagagATCCCTGTGTCCTGCAGTGA
- the PCGF1 gene encoding polycomb group RING finger protein 1 isoform X1, with translation MASPQGGQIAIAMRLRNQLQSVYKMDPLRNEEEVRVKIKDLNEHIVCCLCAGYFVDATTITECLHTFCKSCIVKYLQTSKYCPMCNIKIHETQPLLNLKLDRVMQDIVYKLVPGLQDSEEKRIREFYQSRGLDRVTQPSGEEPALSNLGLPFSSFDHSKAHYYRYDEQLNLCLERLSSGKDKNKSVLQNKYVRCSVRAEVRHLRRVLCHRLMLNPQHVQLLFDNEVLPDHMTMKQIWLSRWFGKVSQATLPGFTPLQTPPNQPTVCRGRVG, from the exons ATGGCGTCTCCTCAGGGGGGCCAGATTGCGATCGCGATGAGGCTTCGGAACCAGCTCCAGTCAGTGTACAAGATGGACCCGCTACGGAACGAG GAGGAAGTTCGAGTGAAGATCAAAGACTTGAATGAACACATTGTTTGCTGCCTATGCGCCGGCTACTTCGTGGATGCCACCACCATCACAGAGTGTCTTCATACTT TCTGCAAGAGTTGTATTGTGAAGTACCTCCAAACTAGCAAGTACTGCCCCATGTGCAACATTAAGATCCACGAGACACAGCCACTGCTCAACCTCAAACTGGACCGGGTCATGCAGGACATCGTGTACAAGCTGGTGCCTGGCTTGCAAGACA GTGAAGAGAAACGGATTCGGGAATTCTACCAGTCCCGAGGTTTGGACCGGGTCACCCAGCCCAGTGGGGAAG AGCCAGCACTGAGCAACCTTGGCCTCCCCTTCAGCAGCTTTGACCACTCTAAAGCCCACTACTATCGCTATGATGAGCAGCTGAACCTGTGCCTGGAgcggctgag TTCTGGCAAAGACAAGAATAAAAGCGTCCTGCAG aACAAGTATGTCCGATGTTCTGTTAGAGCTGAGGTACGCCATCTCCGGAGGGTCCTGTGTCACCGCTTGATGCTAAACCCTCAGCAT GTGCAGCTCCTTTTTGACAATGAAGTTCTCCCTGATCACATGACAATGAAGCAGATATGGCTCTCCCGCTGGTTCGGCAAGGTAAGCCAGGCCACCCTCCCTGGCTTCACCCCCCTTCAGACTCCCCCCAACCAACCCACAGTCtgcaggggaagggtgggctga